A genome region from Trichosurus vulpecula isolate mTriVul1 chromosome 5, mTriVul1.pri, whole genome shotgun sequence includes the following:
- the MEST gene encoding mesoderm-specific transcript homolog protein isoform X1 — MKEWWIQVGLLGIPLLAVYLHVPPPQLSPELHSWKTSGRFFTYKGLTIFYQDSWGAVGSSEIVVLLHGFPTSSHDWYKIWEGLTQRFHRVIALDFLGFGFSDKPRPHRYSIFEQASIVEGLLEHLGLQNQRVNLLSHDYGDTVAQELLYRYKHNRTGRVLINSLCLSNGGIFPETHHPTLLQKLLKDGGPMPPILTRLMNFFIFARGLAVVFGPYTQPSEAEMWDMWAGIRTNDGNLVVDSLLQYIDQRKKHRDRWVGALASMDVPLHFIYGPSDPVNPHPEFMNLYRKMIPQSTVSILDDHISHYPQLEDPMGFLNAYLNFINSF, encoded by the exons ATGAAGGAGTGGTGGATCCAGGTGGGCCTCCTGGGCATTCCTCTTCTTGCTGTCTACCTACACGTCCCTCCTCCCCAGCTCTCCCCAGAACTTCACTCCTGGAAGACTTCAGGCAGGTTCTTCACATACAAGGGCTTGACAATCTTCTACCAAG aCTCATGGGGTGCAGTTGGGAGCTCAGAAATAGTGGTGCTTTTACACGGCTTTCCAACCTCTAGCCACGACTGGTATAAG ATCTGGGAGGGCCTGACCCAGCGCTTTCACCGGGTAATTGCCCTTGATTTCCTAGGTTTTGGCTTCAGTGACAAACCG AGGCCCCATCGTTACTCCATCTTTGAGCAGGCCAGCATTGTGGAGGGGCTGCTGGAACACCTGGGGCTTCAGAACCAGAGGGTTAACCTTCTCTCTCATGACTATGGGGACACCGTGGCTCAGGAACTGCTTTACAG GTACAAGCATAATCGGACTGGTCGGGTTCTCATCAACAGCCTTTGTCTTTCAAATGGAG GTATCTTTCCTGAGACTCACCATCCCACCTTGCTCCAGAAG CTGCTCAAAGATGGAGGCCCGATGCCTCCCATTCTCACTCGCCTGAtgaatttctttatctttgcTCGGGG CCTTGCAGTGGTCTTTGGGCCATACACACAGCCCTCAGAAGCTGAGATGTGGGATATGTGGGCTGGGATTCGAACCAATGATGGCAATCTGGTCGTTGACAG TCTCTTACAGTACATCGACCAGAGGAAGAAGCATCGAGACCGCTGGGTGGGGGCTCTCGCCTCCATGGATGTTCCCC TTCATTTCATCTATGGGCCATCAGATCCAGTGAACCCTCATCCAGAATTTATGAATCTATATAG GAAAATGATACCCCAGTCCACAGTGTCAATTCTGGACGACCACATTAGCCACTATCCACAGCTAGAGGATCCTATGGGTTTTCTGAATGCATATTTGAACTTCATCAACTCTTTCTGA
- the MEST gene encoding mesoderm-specific transcript homolog protein isoform X2, with product MKEWWIQVGLLGIPLLAVYLHVPPPQLSPELHSWKTSGRFFTYKGLTIFYQDSWGAVGSSEIVVLLHGFPTSSHDWYKRPHRYSIFEQASIVEGLLEHLGLQNQRVNLLSHDYGDTVAQELLYRYKHNRTGRVLINSLCLSNGGIFPETHHPTLLQKLLKDGGPMPPILTRLMNFFIFARGLAVVFGPYTQPSEAEMWDMWAGIRTNDGNLVVDSLLQYIDQRKKHRDRWVGALASMDVPLHFIYGPSDPVNPHPEFMNLYRKMIPQSTVSILDDHISHYPQLEDPMGFLNAYLNFINSF from the exons ATGAAGGAGTGGTGGATCCAGGTGGGCCTCCTGGGCATTCCTCTTCTTGCTGTCTACCTACACGTCCCTCCTCCCCAGCTCTCCCCAGAACTTCACTCCTGGAAGACTTCAGGCAGGTTCTTCACATACAAGGGCTTGACAATCTTCTACCAAG aCTCATGGGGTGCAGTTGGGAGCTCAGAAATAGTGGTGCTTTTACACGGCTTTCCAACCTCTAGCCACGACTGGTATAAG AGGCCCCATCGTTACTCCATCTTTGAGCAGGCCAGCATTGTGGAGGGGCTGCTGGAACACCTGGGGCTTCAGAACCAGAGGGTTAACCTTCTCTCTCATGACTATGGGGACACCGTGGCTCAGGAACTGCTTTACAG GTACAAGCATAATCGGACTGGTCGGGTTCTCATCAACAGCCTTTGTCTTTCAAATGGAG GTATCTTTCCTGAGACTCACCATCCCACCTTGCTCCAGAAG CTGCTCAAAGATGGAGGCCCGATGCCTCCCATTCTCACTCGCCTGAtgaatttctttatctttgcTCGGGG CCTTGCAGTGGTCTTTGGGCCATACACACAGCCCTCAGAAGCTGAGATGTGGGATATGTGGGCTGGGATTCGAACCAATGATGGCAATCTGGTCGTTGACAG TCTCTTACAGTACATCGACCAGAGGAAGAAGCATCGAGACCGCTGGGTGGGGGCTCTCGCCTCCATGGATGTTCCCC TTCATTTCATCTATGGGCCATCAGATCCAGTGAACCCTCATCCAGAATTTATGAATCTATATAG GAAAATGATACCCCAGTCCACAGTGTCAATTCTGGACGACCACATTAGCCACTATCCACAGCTAGAGGATCCTATGGGTTTTCTGAATGCATATTTGAACTTCATCAACTCTTTCTGA